In Streptococcus mitis, the DNA window TGAATTTCTATTGTCATATAAATTTGCTTCCTTTATTTAATATTGCAGAATTATCACAGACCAAAAAAGATTTAGTTAGTGCGCACATTCCTTATCAAACTCTCCATTACCTTCTTTCGTCTGTGTAAACTATTGGCTATACACAAATAGAGAATAAACAAAAGCATGGAGTGGAAAAACAAAGTCAAAAAACCAGGATATATTAGATAGACGGTCAATGATACTAACAAACTAATAAAGCTAGCACGAAGTACAGAAGAAACAACAACTCCACTTTTCTTAACTATTTCTAGGAATTCTAAGTACTCCAAATCTGTAAATAGAGCTGGATACAAATCCAAGTCTTTTTTAAAATAGACATCCATCAATTTCCCGATAAGTAAGAAAATAAAAGAAAATAGAATCAAATAGAGATACTTATGCTCAACTATACTAAAGATTGTCAGACCATTCAGGAATCTAATAAATGGAAGAACTAGTAATATCAAGGAAAGAATAAAGTACTGTTGATACTTAGAAGTTCTTTCTGGAATCGAAAAAACAGTTTCCTTCCTTTTAGGTCATAATAAACTAATTTGTTCTTAAACTCTCCTAGATGAACTAGTCCTTTATATTGTTTATTCTTTTCTTTCATTTCCTTTTTTCAGTTCTTTCTCCAATTGTTTTAAGACGACTAAAATGTCACTTTTATAATCCATTGTTTCATCTACAAATCTTCTCGCTAAACTAAAAAAACTAATGTCATTGATATTTTCCCCTCGTTCTATAAGCTTAGTTAGCTTATATATATCCTGTATAATTCCCGGGTATAACTTCTGACCTGGATATTCTAAGTTAATCAGATCTTGTAATTGCTCTATATATTGCGTGTATTGGTTCTTCATAATTGAATCCTTTATTAACTTTAATCACTTCGTTTAATTTTTACTCTGGTTTGATTTGACTTCAACTATCTCATATTCCCGTTCTTCTCCAGGGGCAAAGGCAACATTTATGGTTGCTAGAAAAATGAACATTGTTAAAATCATTATCAAAAGCATGGCAACATTTTTTATGTAAATAAAAGCTAAGACAAATATAAGAGCTAAAGCAAAGAAACATAGTCGTAAAAGAAGCATTTTTACGTAAAAACGCAATGAATTTACTGGTTTTATTTTATAATAATTAGATTGCTCCAATGATCTATTGAGTAATTTTTCCAAAGTTTTTTTCTTTTTAAAATATAAAAGTTGAAGCAAACTAAAAGACAATAATAGACCAATAACTACTAAAACCAAGCTAGTTACTATCGAAAAATTCACATAAAAGTTGGCAAATAAATCAATATGATTCATATGAGCCCAGGCATTCACAAAAACTGCCAATCCTGCGGCTAATGACGTTGGAAGGATAAATTTGCTCGCCTTAGCGTTTTTTTCTTCGATTTTAACAAGTTCTTCATCTGAGATAGCATAAACTTTCTGATAAAAATACCAGTTTAGAGGCAAACAGAAGTATCCGAGAAAATGTTTAGGAGATCTATCTAATAGATACTGTCTCCCCTGATAATGAAATAATAGGTATCGAAGATTCCCTTTATAATATAATTTTATTTTTTGCATTCTAATCCTTACTAATTTAAGAAAACATGAGTTTTTCCCAAGCTTCGAGGAGTATCTCGATATCGGCGATATCTTATTTTAGTATTTTATCATTTATTTTATATAAGTGATGACTTTCAGTTCCAAATGCAACATTAGAAGCCGATAAATATAGAAAGATGATTGCATTAGCCATTAAACCAAAAAGTAAGTTACCTGAGTAAAAATAATACAAGGACATAAAAAATGCTAGTCCACCAATAACTACTAAAAAGCCTAGCAATTGTTTAAAGTCAATTTTTACTGGTGTGATTTTATAGTATTGTAAATGCCTAAGTTCGCGCCCTAGCACGGAGGCCATCCTTCTTTTCCGAGAATAGTAAAATAATTCAACCAGAACATATGTTAAAAGAAAAGTCATTAAAAAGATTGCCACTTTCGTAAAACTTGAAAGATTCATTTCAAAATACTTAGTGATATCAATCTTGTTCACGCGTAACCAATTATATAAAAAGACACTCAGTCCAGCACCGAGAGAAGCTGAAACAGTGAGTTTTATTGTACGGCCATTTTTTTCTTTTATTTTAGAGTACTCATCTGATGTAATAGGATACACATGTTGAAAGAAAAGCCAATTTATAGGTGGAAAAAGATATCCTATCAAATGACATGGCCTTCTATCAAGTAGATAGTATTGATGATTCAATTCAAATACTAAATAACGAAAATTCCCATAAGTAAAACGAATTGTTTTCATCATTTCTCCTTAATTACAAACAGCTCACTTCTAATTAGCCCCTCTAAACTATACCCCAGCAAAGTAGCCTCATATTGATCTCCTAGTCCATTAGCATCATTCAGTTTAATCAACCACTCCTTAATAGTTTTTAATTTTACAATTGATGCATAGAAGGTTTGAAATAGTCTGTTTGGCAGAGAAAACAGATTGTATTCATTGTCACTTGCATCTACGTAATAAATCCTGTTTGATTCTGAAGAAAAATTTATTTTTTCTTTAGTCCTAGAATCAACCGAATAAAAATCATCAAGTTTTTCTCTAGTCAAGTATTCTTTCAATATTTCGATATCTTCTATATCATTTATTAAAGTCATCAGTGGGAATTCAAAGTCTGTAACTCCTCTTTTAACAAAGATAGCAAAATAGAGCTGCGCCAACTCCTTGTTACGAATTTTACAGTATTCTATACTAACCCCTCTTTCATTTAGTGAAATAAAAAATTCGTCTTCTCTTTTTTCTAGAATGTAAATAATATCCACATTATCATATGCCTGCAACTTGTTATTTCTTAAAACAATTTCGACATTGCTGATAAACCTTTTCAAACTTACAATATATTCATTATCAAACATTATCATTTCCTCGGAACAGATTCCATTTTTTCTTCTATTAGATTGAAACCACAGTATCATAACTTTACTTTTCAATAGAATTTAAAAAGTTATCAATGGCTTGGCCTTCTAAACTTTTTACTTTAACTCCCTGATCTTTAAAGATTCCTAAAGGTGTTTCGATTATTTTTAAGACTTCAATGTCTTTTCGGCTAATCTCTTTTGCCCATTCTAACTTATTTATCTGCTTGAATCCCAACTCATCCTTTATTTGATTTTGGTTGGCGCTTGGTTTTATTTCAAACCAATCTTTCTCAACATTCCTTCGAATCATCCCACTACTAACATGAAAAGAATGCCCCTTATATTGAATCTCATAATGAATACTGTATAGATAGTCTAGCTCTTCCATCTTGACGTTTTTAGAAAAGAAATCATCAAATTCCTCTCCCCAAGAATCTATATAATTGCTAAACCCTCCATCTTTTGTATCACTAGTCAGGACAATCCAATCATTATTACTAAGACCTTTTGAAACATTATATTTTTTACCCCGATAAATCGCAATCATTATTCACTCCTATTTCAATACCTTCCAACCTTATGAAATCTCTCATCAGTTACCTAGACTTTTAATAAGTTGCCAGTTCTCTCTAGCATTAAAGAGAATTGCTCATTTCTCATTTTCATGTAAGCAGCGTCCGAGTCAAAAACATAAAAATCCGATAAACCATCTCTTGGGAAAAACATACTTTTGTACATTTTTCGAATTTGCTCTATACATTCAATTGGTAGTTCAGGATTTTCTATATTCTCTATGATTGCTATCATATTTTTCAGCGTCTCTATAAAACACTTAACATTATGCTGTTCCTTGTACTCTGATAAAAATTCTATTAATTCAGTTAACGAATCTGTTAATTCTTCTTTTAAATTGGTCATCATGTCATTCTCCAAAATATTCTTTACTCATTAATAGAAACCGAGCTTATATTCGACATCTATATTTGACTATCTCATAAACTTTCTCAATAGCTTCTTCTTCATTTTTAAAGGAAGCAATTTCAATCAAACTCTGACGCTCTGACACTTCATACACCAGAAATTTATTTGATTTCGAATCCAGAAAATACCCTATTGCGAACTGCTTTAATGCTTTTTTGTTTAGATAGACTGTATAATATTTAAGTTTACTTCGATTAGACTCTAAAAAAGCAAGTAACTCTTCTTTTGTCATTGTATTTTCTCCGTTAGTTTTATGACTTCTTAAATGAAGGTGATGTTTAGGTTATTTCCTTATTTCTTCTTTCTCCATATTTAGGATCAATGATACTAAATAAGCGAATTTGTTCTACTTGAAGAAGGATATTATAACGTTCAAAATCTCCATTAGCATTAATCCATGCATTCTTTGATGCTATTCTAGTAACATATGATTTCAAAAGATAATAAAGAATATCTCCCTTATTATCAAATTTTTTCTCAGAATTTATTTTGCCAAGTTCGACACCAACAATGTAGTAATGATCACCCTCTAAGTAAATAGTACGTCCTTCCGGTAAGAATAGAGATGGTTTTTCTTCTGAAAATAAGTCCGACAGATTCAGATTTGTTTCCCCTATTTTTAATAGTAACTCTATTAATTCTTGCTTTAACTGCATTATTTCTACCTCATTCCACTATTTGTAAATAATCAATACTAACTAAATAAGAATAGGATACTAGTCTCACCTGTTTTTGTATCAATATAGGATATTATTTCCGCAAAAGAAGTAATAAATTTGGTAGAGTATGTACTCTTTTCGGAAAATCTACCATATTGTTTTTCTAACCACTTATCCTGTATTCCTTTTATATCTTGTAGTTTATATTCAAACATATTCGAATAGCTTATTGGCTCATTTGATTGATAAATACTTAACTTTAAAGATTCAAGAATATTATTTTGAAAATTAAAATCTGCCCAAAATTCCAATCCTTCAATCTTGACGGGAGATTTTAACATAAATAGATTAGAACTTTCTTCTTGTTGAAGATAATTTTTAAAATTATTATAAAATAGTTCTTTTGTTAAGTGTTTGTTGATAACTGTATTATTTATAATCATTAGAATTCCTGATTATCTCCTATTTTCAGCTGTTTAATAAAAGTTTTGATAATCTGTTTTCATTATATCACAAAAAGAGAGCGTTTCCGCTCTCTTTACCGCTGCGGTAATTCTGCCTTCAGGCTCATATCTGTAGGTTGTAACACCTTCTGAACCGCTGCGAGAAAGGCTAAACCGTTATCAGACGGAGAATACTGGAATGTGATATGGATGACTTTTTGGTCAAAGTTATCACCGTATCGTTCCACATACTGTTTACTTTCGAGGAAGTGAATGTAATTATTAATTTTTTCTTGCAGAATTTCCAGATGTACTGCTTCTATTTCTTCCTCCCAGCCAATTAGATCCACAAGGAGTAACTCTAAATGACTATCTACAACACCAATAGAGTCTAGTTCGCTAGGTTTCAGTTTTGAAACGATAACTTGTGTGACGATTTGATTAAATTCTTCAGGAGAAAATATTTTTTGGTTATTAGATAAATCATTAAAAATTAGATCAGGATTATTTCGTATAAAAATTTTGTCTGACTCTTCTTGTGTATATTGCTTTTTTGATTCCCAAAATCCGAAATTAGCATAATTAATTAATTCTTCACCATCATGTTCTCCTACTAAATAGCTATCCACTGCTTCTTTGGGGATTTCTTGAACTACTTCTGGCATGGTAATATTAAAAGTTGGATAACGCAAGAAATACTTGTCACCATCTTGACAGATTTCCAACATATCTTTTTGACTTACATAAATTGATTCCATTCTTATCTCCTTTGCCTTTTACCAAATGTCTACTGATTATTTCTTCCCTAAAACACATTTATCTTCTCTTTTATACTAACCAAACTTTAGCTAGTTCTCAATGACCTAGAAAGCTAAACACATCTTTTACAAGGTTCGCATATCCTGTCTCAAATTAAATCATTTTCCTTCCTCGTCCCATAGTGGTGAAGGATAGGGGTGTGAAAGGCCAAGTTCATTTGCCAACTGTTCCGCATGAACTGTCAGACTAAGAATCTTAAAGAATTCATCCCATGCTTCCTTCATCGTATCAAACTCCCATGTTTTCCCCACAATATATGAGCGTTCATCCCTACTGTTAATTTGAAACTTGTTATCTTTAAAAAACAAATGTGTTGCCCATGGTTGCCTGCTATCTTCATCAAACAAGACATAAGACAAGCTTTCAAGACCTCTTTCTTTAATCTCCTTTTCCACTATATTTTTCAAAGATTTGATATCGATTTCTGGTTTATCCCATAGTGGGGAAGGATATTGTGGTACCCAGCCATTGGAAATATAGTAATTATTTCTTGAAACGGTATGGTCTAACAATTCCAAAAATTTTTCTTTTGCATCAGGAAAATCAGAATACTCAAAAACTCTTCCTTTTCCAGCCCTATCCCTTGTTAAATATACCTCATACTTATGAGTTTGAGGATTGAGTTCAATTCTCGTTTCCCACTCCCAGGGATTATGGTCATTGAAAATTGAAAATCTCAAACTATCATAGCCTAGTTTTTGAATCTCCGATAAAAGCTCCACTCGTTCTTGCTCTCTATTAAACATTGTTCCTTTTCTCCTCTAAGATTTTGAGACTATAACCATCCCTTGGCTTTCAAAAACTTGTCTGGAATTCGAAGTTCAATCTCTGCCATGATCCCTTTTAAGTAGCTGTCCCAATCTGTTATTTGGCTATACACAGCCGGCTCTTTAGTGATTGATATCTTCACTTCTTTTGTCAAAACAATAAAAAACTCACACATGTCATTTTCATAATGAAATTCAATTGCGAAGTAATCATAAGCTTTAAATTCTATTTTAAAAGTTTGATGACTGGGTTCATCAACTATATCGTACATACACCATGTTTCAATTCGCTTGGTAAAAACTCTATCCAATATATTGCAGAATTCATACGCTAAAATATCCATTTCATTTTCAAACATTACAAGATACCTCTTCTTTTATACCATCCCTTAGCTTTTAAAAACTTGTCGGGAATGCGGGACTCAACTTCTATCATCAGTTCTTTCAAGTATTTATCCCAGTCTCTAATCTCACTATAAAAAGTAGGTTTGTCTCTTTCGTTCAAGTCAGCACCTAAACGATCACCAATAGAAATTGTAAATCCACAAAAATCAGCTTCATAGCTAAACATCATAAAGAAATAATCATACGCTATAAATTCAAGCCTAAAACCTCTATACTGTGGATATTCAACAACATCCACAATTTTCGGCTCAGTTATACGGTCACCAAATACACTTTTGATTTTTTCTCTCGTTTCTTCTGCTAGTCGAAGCATTTTATTATCTTCCATTCGAATACTCCTTTTTCTCATAGCCATCCCTTGGCTTTTAAAAACTTATCTGGAATCCGAAGTTCGAGCTCATCCTTGATTCCTTTTAAATAGCTGTCCCAATCTGTTATCTGGCTATATACAGCAGGCTCTTTCGTTATTGATATCTTCACTTCTTTAGTCAAAACAATAAAAAACTCACAGAGATCATTCTCATAATGAAATTCAATCGCGAAGTAATCGTAAACCTTAAAGTCTAATTTAAAAGTTTGATGACTGGGTTCATCAGCATAATCGTAACCTGCAATCGTATCCACTCTTTCTCCAAATATTTTCCTTATTTTCTTTCTAGTTTCTCTTGCGAGTTCTAACATATCGTTTATTTCATTCAATTCCATAATATCATTCTCCTCAAAGACATCATTTCTTTAATATCTATTTGGTCAATTCTTTAATAAAACTTCTGCTCTATCTGAATCTAGAAAGTCTTTCAATAGTTGCAAGGTGCGTTCGATAGACTTTTGATCACGACCATACACTCTTTTTATACTTTTACCATTGATCAACTGCGACAACAATGTAACTGAAAATCTCTGTTCATCCGTTTGAGTGAACCAAATGTTAAATAAGCCACCCTTTCCTGCTTCCAATTGCCTATTTTTATCGGTTGATGAAATCCCTATTGTCATATGATAACCATTATACATGAACGGAAAATTAAAATTTTCATCATCCCTTTCATTAATCGTAATTGTATCAAGATCAATCGAAAAAATTTTCTCTAAAGCTTGTTTGACATTCTGATAACCCAAACTATCTCTTGTAGATAAGTAACCTTCGCTCATGCATTAGTCCTCCACATATTTCTGGAATTCTCAAACTTCTATTATTTTGATATAGCCATATCAACTATTTTTCCCATTTTTATATCGATTTTTAACCTTCTGGCATAAAAATCAGTCACATAAAGCCAGCCATCTCTCAAAGTCATCTGTTCAAACGGATAACTATTATTACTGTATCCACTATTATCTATCGTCCAGACTACATTTCCACTCGCATCAATCCTTAAAATGTTATTCTTTTCACTCTCATTATCAATAGGAATCTCCAATAAAACAATAAATTCATCACCATGTTCAATTACATTTCGGATTTCAAATTTAAATGATTTTATAACTTTACCATTTACTATTAGCTGATGTTTTTTATATTCTACCATTGTATCAACCTTTCATCTGAGAATTCCTACCTTAATCAGTCTTTTATTCGTTTCTTCGGATTCGTGTTAAGTTAATATCCATCACATAGCTAATCCTGTAGCATTACTAAAAACTCTGTGAAGTTGTTCGCTACAAATTCTACAGCAGGTTCTAATTCATAAGATTCTTCATGATACCAGATACAAATACTCGGATTTGCAGTATTCTCCACATAGTTTAGACAAAGAAAATCACCACCGAACAATGCTGCTATGGGGATTAGTTGCATTCCAACATAATCTTCATCAAAGACAATGCGCCCTTCCAATTGTGTACTCACAACTCCGATATCATAAGCCTCTTCTTCCTTCTCACCTGAAATAGCTAGTATAGCTAAAAATCGATCGATTACTTTCTCATTATTCCCAAAATGAAAATAACGTTTTGACGGAATCAATCCATTCTCATTCTTTATAAATTCCTTATAATCATCAGGCAGTTTAACCCTCCACGCTACTTCTCTTTCCTGTAATAGCGCATCAGTTGGCAAGGGGTAGATAATTGCTTGTTCTTTCTGAGTCATATTTTCTACTTCTTTCTCTATTTAAAATCTTTATACTACTAGCTCTGAAGAATTAATCAGTCTCTTCCTTGTCCCACAATGGAGAGGAGTACATATAACTTCCTCTGTTTGCTACATCTCTTCGTCCTTCACGAACTGTAAAATCTAACAGCTTGAAAAATTTCTCTTTTGCTTCCAAAAAATTAGTAAATTCAAATGTTTTTCCCATAATATAAGACCTATCATCTCTACAATTTACCATAAACAGGTTATCCCTAAAGAACAGATGAATCGCGAAAGGAGTAGTATCTTTTTCATTAAATAAAACATAGACTAAAGATTGGTAGTTCTTTTCGCTAATGGATTTTTCAATTATTCTCTTATAGTTTTCAATAATCTCTCTTGAAAGAGTCTCAGAACCGTCCCATAATGGAGAAGAATACATCTTATCCATTCCTTCCTGAACATAATAACGATTGAAAAAAATAGTATCTCCCAAAAATTTTAAAAATTTCTCTTTTGCTTCTGAAAAGTCTGTAAAGTTGAAAATTCCCTCCTTACTTGCTCTATCCACGGTAGCATAGACATTGTAAACTTGCATAGAATCGTCAAAGTCGATTACCACTTCCCATTCTCCAGGACCATATTCGTTAAAAATAGAATATCTCAAACTTTCGTATCCTAAATCTTGAATGGCTGATAGCAAGTCTTGCTTTTCTTTATCTAAATTTTTCATTCATTATCTCCTGCAATTAACAATCAATCCGTCTTTTCATTGTCCCAAAGTGGGGAGGAGTAATATGGAGAAAATCCAACTTTAAGTCCTTTCTTAGTCGATTCTACAAAATGTTCTAATCGTTCCAAAAAAGCTAGTTTTGCATCTTGAAAATTATCAAATTCTAATTTTTTATTATAACTTGCTCGATCCATGGTAGCGTAAACATTGTACGCTTGCTTAGAATCGTCAAATTCGATTACCACTTCCCATTCACCAGGACCATATTCGTTAAAAATAGAATATCTCAAACTTTCGTATCCTAAATCTTGAATGGCTGATAACAGTTCTAAACGTTCTTGGGCTTCGTCTCTCATCTTCTAGACATCTCCTTTTTCATCCCACAAACTACAAGAATAGTAGGGTGAATCTCCATTCTGTACAAAATATCTGTTCATTTCGATAAAAGACTCCATTAAATTAAGAAAAGATAGCTTTGCCTCTTCAAAATTGTCAAACTCCCTTGTTTTCCCCATTATATAGGTCCGGTCGTCCCGACTATTTACCATAAACTTCCCATCTCGATAGCATAGATGTATAGCCCAAAGTTGACTACTATGCTCATCAAATAGAGCATAATAAAGATTTTCAAAGCCTTTTTCTCTGATTTCTTTTTCTACATCTTGTTTTAACAAATCTAAATTCAAATTATTATTCATATTATTGTCCCAATTAACAGTTTATCTATAGAGTGTTACAAGTCCCATCACTATTTCTCAATAATAGAAAACCGTTCATTCTTTTGATATTTTTGATTGAATCTTTCCAGTTGCTTCATTGGTTTTATTTTAACAAGACCATTTGGGAAAGTGATGATGT includes these proteins:
- a CDS encoding DUF443 family protein, which encodes MQKIKLYYKGNLRYLLFHYQGRQYLLDRSPKHFLGYFCLPLNWYFYQKVYAISDEELVKIEEKNAKASKFILPTSLAAGLAVFVNAWAHMNHIDLFANFYVNFSIVTSLVLVVIGLLLSFSLLQLLYFKKKKTLEKLLNRSLEQSNYYKIKPVNSLRFYVKMLLLRLCFFALALIFVLAFIYIKNVAMLLIMILTMFIFLATINVAFAPGEEREYEIVEVKSNQSKN
- a CDS encoding Imm59 family immunity protein, with protein sequence MKNLDKEKQDLLSAIQDLGYESLRYSIFNEYGPGEWEVVIDFDDSMQVYNVYATVDRASKEGIFNFTDFSEAKEKFLKFLGDTIFFNRYYVQEGMDKMYSSPLWDGSETLSREIIENYKRIIEKSISEKNYQSLVYVLFNEKDTTPFAIHLFFRDNLFMVNCRDDRSYIMGKTFEFTNFLEAKEKFFKLLDFTVREGRRDVANRGSYMYSSPLWDKEETD
- a CDS encoding Imm59 family immunity protein codes for the protein MNNNLNLDLLKQDVEKEIREKGFENLYYALFDEHSSQLWAIHLCYRDGKFMVNSRDDRTYIMGKTREFDNFEEAKLSFLNLMESFIEMNRYFVQNGDSPYYSCSLWDEKGDV
- a CDS encoding DUF443 family protein, with amino-acid sequence MKTIRFTYGNFRYLVFELNHQYYLLDRRPCHLIGYLFPPINWLFFQHVYPITSDEYSKIKEKNGRTIKLTVSASLGAGLSVFLYNWLRVNKIDITKYFEMNLSSFTKVAIFLMTFLLTYVLVELFYYSRKRRMASVLGRELRHLQYYKITPVKIDFKQLLGFLVVIGGLAFFMSLYYFYSGNLLFGLMANAIIFLYLSASNVAFGTESHHLYKINDKILK
- a CDS encoding DUF6572 domain-containing protein, whose amino-acid sequence is MESIYVSQKDMLEICQDGDKYFLRYPTFNITMPEVVQEIPKEAVDSYLVGEHDGEELINYANFGFWESKKQYTQEESDKIFIRNNPDLIFNDLSNNQKIFSPEEFNQIVTQVIVSKLKPSELDSIGVVDSHLELLLVDLIGWEEEIEAVHLEILQEKINNYIHFLESKQYVERYGDNFDQKVIHITFQYSPSDNGLAFLAAVQKVLQPTDMSLKAELPQR
- a CDS encoding SMI1/KNR4 family protein; the protein is MTQKEQAIIYPLPTDALLQEREVAWRVKLPDDYKEFIKNENGLIPSKRYFHFGNNEKVIDRFLAILAISGEKEEEAYDIGVVSTQLEGRIVFDEDYVGMQLIPIAALFGGDFLCLNYVENTANPSICIWYHEESYELEPAVEFVANNFTEFLVMLQD
- a CDS encoding Imm59 family immunity protein — protein: MFNREQERVELLSEIQKLGYDSLRFSIFNDHNPWEWETRIELNPQTHKYEVYLTRDRAGKGRVFEYSDFPDAKEKFLELLDHTVSRNNYYISNGWVPQYPSPLWDKPEIDIKSLKNIVEKEIKERGLESLSYVLFDEDSRQPWATHLFFKDNKFQINSRDERSYIVGKTWEFDTMKEAWDEFFKILSLTVHAEQLANELGLSHPYPSPLWDEEGK
- a CDS encoding Imm59 family immunity protein, translating into MRDEAQERLELLSAIQDLGYESLRYSIFNEYGPGEWEVVIEFDDSKQAYNVYATMDRASYNKKLEFDNFQDAKLAFLERLEHFVESTKKGLKVGFSPYYSSPLWDNEKTD